The sequence CGAAAACGATTACGACGTGATGGTCAACCTGGATGCCGACCTGAGCCATCCTCCGGAAAAGATCCCGGAACTGCTGGAAGCCTGGTCTGGGAGCGAAGCGGAACATACCGTTGTCATTGGCTCGCGCTACGTCTCAGGAGGTGGCATCACCGGATGGCCGCTTAAGCGACACTTCATGAGTCGAGGCATCAACCTTTACACGCGACTGCTGCTGGGCCTGCCGATGAAGGACTGCAGCGGCAGCTTTCGGGCTTATCCGGTCGCCCTTTTGCGACAGATCGACTTCGACTCGTTCCTCAGCTACGGCTACTCTTTCTTCGAGGAGATCCTTTTTCACTTGCGCACCAACGGGGCTCGTTTCGTCGAAGTTCCGTTCGTTTTCGTCGAGCGGCAATATGGCAGCTCGAAGATCAATATGCGGAAGGCCATGATCGCCGTCGCCACGATATTCCGTCTGGGGCTGGGTCGGGTGCTCCCCTTCTAAAAGGAGCAATCCGCATCAATTGCCAGAATACCATCCATTAATTGCCGTTTTGCGCGGCTTCAGGGGCCTCAGGTAGGGTTGCCGCGCGGTTGGTGTCTGGCCAACAATATTCTGCTAGAGCGATCAGGCTGGTTCCTGCCTGTAAAGACTCGCTGAGTCCGATCGCCCTCGTTGCCATTCCCTGCCAACGGCAACGTCTCCGCCATCCCTTGACCCCATCGATTTGTCTGGCGTTGCCCCGTCTCGATCAGCCAAACCCCTTCCAAAGCGTGGTGGCGGACACTTTGTGTCCAGTTCGTAGCCCACAAGTACTCACTAGTGGTTTGCGATTGGTTACGCGTTTATCATAGAAGATTGAGAATTTCCTATTTGCCATGCCGAAAGGACTCCGCTTGATGTTTGCCCCCGGTCACATCATCCGCTCATTGCTGTTCGCCGCACTCTGCGCTTCGCCCGTATTCGCGGCCGATTCCTTTCATGTGAAAGTCGCTGCCCAGGGCGATGCCAAGCGGCCGCTTCCCTTGCAGGTCGATGTCTCCGTTCCGCAAAGCTTCGCCGACGTGCATGTCGTCGAACTGACCAGCAAAGGAATTGATCCGATCGTCGCTCAGTTGACCAAACCTGGTCTCGGCAACGAGAACCCCGATCCACTAGCTCGTGAACTCCACTTCGTACTGCCCGCATCGTTGATCGGCCCCGAGCGTGATTTGAAGGTCGAGATCTCGAAGAAGTTCGATGACCTGACCAGCTTCCGCTTTCAGGACGAAGCAGGCAAATACAAAGACCTGCTTTACGGCGATCGCCCGGTGATGCGTTACATGTACGAAGCGGTCGACAGCTCGAACGAAGATCGTCGTCACGAAACGATGAAGGTCTATCACCATCTGTACGATCCCCAAGGCGAACACCTGCTGACCAAAGGTCCCGGCGGATTGTTCCAACATCACCGCGGGATTTTCTACGGCTTCAATCGCATCAGCTACGAACAAGACGGCGAGAAGAAAACCGCCGACGTCTGGCACTGCAACCGTAAGGAAAGCCAGACCCACGAGAAGTTCGCCCGTGAAGAGGTTGGGCCCGTGGTCGCTCGCCAAGTTTTGAAGATCAACTGGAACGGCGTCGATGGCAAAACCTTCGCCACGGAACTTCGCCAGATGACGGTCTATCACGTGGAAGGGGACCAGGTCATCGACTTCACTTCCGTGCTGATCGCCAAGTCCGACAATCTAAAGTTGGATGGCGACCCGCAACATGCCGGTTTTCAGTTCCGTGCCACGCAGCATGTGCCGGACAAGACCGCCAAGCAGACGTATTACGTTCGTCCCGATGGCAAAGGCGAGCCAGGCAAGTTCCGTAACTGGCCCGGCAACCAAGAACACATCGACCTCGAGTTCAACGCGTTGAGCTTCGTGGCCTTCGATCAGCGATATACCTGCTGCTATCTCGATTCCCCTGAAAACCCCAAACCGGCTCGCTTCAGCGAACGTGACTATGGACGCTTCGGTTCCTATTTCGCGACCGATGTCTCGGAGGAAGAGCCCCTTCAGTTGCAATATCGTTTGTGGCTTCAGCCAGGTGAGATGGACGTCGCTCAGGTTCAACAACTGCGTGACGACTTCGTCGATCCTCCCAAAGTTACTGTCGAAGTCGAAGACAATTCCTAGGGTATCTGGTCCAGTTGGCTGTTCTTTGACACCCACTTGGACCCTCCCTAAAATCGCCTCGAACTTTCCGCGGTAGAACCTCCATCATTAACGCACTTTTAGGATGTAACTTTCATGTCGGATGGAAAAACCGGGCAGATTGATAACGTGATGCACGAATCGCGGCTCTTTCCGCCCAGTGAAGAGTTCGCATCGAAGGCCCAGATCAAGTCGATCGAAGACTACGAAAAGATCTGGAACGAAGCCAAAGCGGACCTGCCAGCTTTCTGGGATAAGTTTGCCAAGGAAGAACTCCATTGGTTTGAACCTTACACCGAAGTGCTCCAGTGGAACTGCCCCGACGCCAAGTGGTTTGTCGGTGGAAAGACCAACGTCAGCTACAACTGCCTCGATCGCCACCTCGGCACACCGACCGCCGACAAGACGGCCATCATCTGGGAAGGTGAACCAGGCGATCAGCGCACGCTGACTTACAAAGAACTGCACGCCGAAGTTTGCAAGTTCGCCAACGTGCTCAAAGGTTTGGGCGTTGGGGAAGGGGACCGCGTTTCGCTTTACATGCCGATGGTTCCGGAACTGGCGATCGCCATGTTGGCATGTGCCCGCATCGGTGCGATCCACTCGGTGATCTTCGCTGGCTTCTCGGCGGAATCGATCGCCGAGCGTAACAACGACGCCCAGGCCAAGGTGATCGTCACCGCCGACGCCGGTTGGCGTCGTGGAAAAGAATTGCCACTGAAGGCAATCGTTGACGAGGCCCTTGAGAAGTCGACTTCGATCGAACATTGCGTCGTCCTGAAGCGTGTCGGCAACGACATCGAAATGAAGACCGATCGCGATGTCTGGTGGCACGAGCAAATGGACGCCGTCTCCGGCGACTGCGAAGCAGCCCAGCTCGACAGCGAAACGCCACTGTTCATCCTGTACACCAGCGGTTCGACCGGCAAACCGAAGGGCATTCTGCACACGACGGCCGGGTACAACCTGTACGCCAAGAAGACCTTTGAATGGGTCTTCGATCATCGCGAAGACGACATTTATTGGTGCACCGCCGACTGCGGCTGGATCACCGGTCACAGCTATGTCGTTTACGGACCATTCACGGCCGGGGCGACCTGTGTGATGTACGAAGGTGCTCCGAACTTCCCGGACGAAGGTCGCTTCTGGGAGATCATCGAGAAGTACAAGGTCACCATCCTGTACACCGCTCCGACCGCGATTCGTGCCTTCATCAAATGGGGTGACGAATGGGTCGACAAACACGACATCTCGAGCCTTCGTTTGCTCGGCACGGTGGGTGAAGGGATCAACCCGGAAGCCTGGATGTGGTACCACAAGAAGATCGGTGCAGAACGTTGTCCGATCGTCGATACCTGGTGGCAAACCGAAACGGGTGGCCTGATGATGTCGCCACTGCCAGGTGCCACGGCAACCAAGCCAGGCAGTTGCACTCGTCCGCTATTTGGCATCGTACCGAAGATCTATGACGACTCACTGGATGAATGCGGTACCAACCAGGGCGGCATGCTCACCATCGCCGAACCTTGGCCAGGCATGCTGCGAGGTATCTGGGGCGACGAAGAACGCTTCAAAGAAGTCTATTGGTCGAAGGTTCCCGGCAAGTACCTGGCCGGTGACAATGCTCGCCGCGACGAAGATGGTTATTACTGGATCATGGGCCGTATCGACGACGTCATCAACGTCGCAGGCCATCGCCTCAGCACCATCGAAGTCGAAAGTGCTTTGGTTTCCCACCCGC comes from Bremerella sp. JC817 and encodes:
- a CDS encoding polyprenol monophosphomannose synthase; the encoded protein is MSEIADKLSTTPHKLSAKGTDRSPKSARILIAVATYNEIENLPIFVERLVDTLPDVDLLVIDDGSPDGTGDWCEDQGQINPRIRCLHRKGKPGLGSAIIAAMQYAVENDYDVMVNLDADLSHPPEKIPELLEAWSGSEAEHTVVIGSRYVSGGGITGWPLKRHFMSRGINLYTRLLLGLPMKDCSGSFRAYPVALLRQIDFDSFLSYGYSFFEEILFHLRTNGARFVEVPFVFVERQYGSSKINMRKAMIAVATIFRLGLGRVLPF
- a CDS encoding DUF6807 family protein, encoding MFAPGHIIRSLLFAALCASPVFAADSFHVKVAAQGDAKRPLPLQVDVSVPQSFADVHVVELTSKGIDPIVAQLTKPGLGNENPDPLARELHFVLPASLIGPERDLKVEISKKFDDLTSFRFQDEAGKYKDLLYGDRPVMRYMYEAVDSSNEDRRHETMKVYHHLYDPQGEHLLTKGPGGLFQHHRGIFYGFNRISYEQDGEKKTADVWHCNRKESQTHEKFAREEVGPVVARQVLKINWNGVDGKTFATELRQMTVYHVEGDQVIDFTSVLIAKSDNLKLDGDPQHAGFQFRATQHVPDKTAKQTYYVRPDGKGEPGKFRNWPGNQEHIDLEFNALSFVAFDQRYTCCYLDSPENPKPARFSERDYGRFGSYFATDVSEEEPLQLQYRLWLQPGEMDVAQVQQLRDDFVDPPKVTVEVEDNS
- the acs gene encoding acetate--CoA ligase, with translation MSDGKTGQIDNVMHESRLFPPSEEFASKAQIKSIEDYEKIWNEAKADLPAFWDKFAKEELHWFEPYTEVLQWNCPDAKWFVGGKTNVSYNCLDRHLGTPTADKTAIIWEGEPGDQRTLTYKELHAEVCKFANVLKGLGVGEGDRVSLYMPMVPELAIAMLACARIGAIHSVIFAGFSAESIAERNNDAQAKVIVTADAGWRRGKELPLKAIVDEALEKSTSIEHCVVLKRVGNDIEMKTDRDVWWHEQMDAVSGDCEAAQLDSETPLFILYTSGSTGKPKGILHTTAGYNLYAKKTFEWVFDHREDDIYWCTADCGWITGHSYVVYGPFTAGATCVMYEGAPNFPDEGRFWEIIEKYKVTILYTAPTAIRAFIKWGDEWVDKHDISSLRLLGTVGEGINPEAWMWYHKKIGAERCPIVDTWWQTETGGLMMSPLPGATATKPGSCTRPLFGIVPKIYDDSLDECGTNQGGMLTIAEPWPGMLRGIWGDEERFKEVYWSKVPGKYLAGDNARRDEDGYYWIMGRIDDVINVAGHRLSTIEVESALVSHPLVAEAAVVGRPHELKGEAIAAFVTLKNTDDQDEAREILKLHVRKEIGALAVPDDIRFTASLPKTRSGKIMRRLLKDIAAGREVVQDTTTLEDYSILAKLREEE